Proteins encoded in a region of the Methanolacinia paynteri genome:
- a CDS encoding radical SAM protein: MNRTGLKAALLEVGTARVTGMPVDLSDGSHAGPGAGGTGSVFFSFDGILVRLSIDNGSKVTIEHIGDGNAVLHFGDIIQEGVIEPVALHCPRQAYITISEGCIFKCRYCNVPFQEQKIKTPEEVVSMIEEVADDIDCISLTSGVIGSPEEDEERVLEIIRKVKKFSLPVGVSTYPLPGTPGRLHDLGVAEVKFNLEAATPELFSEMCPGQDRNRILAALKESVELFGKNHVFSNIILGLGETDDEMKTCIKELCEAGIIPVIRPLNPKAELSDFPRPSAERIMNIFEYHKARLKENGLDPAKAMTMCVACTGCDLTPGRDE; this comes from the coding sequence ATGAACAGGACCGGACTCAAGGCCGCACTGCTCGAAGTTGGAACCGCAAGGGTCACAGGCATGCCAGTCGATCTTTCGGACGGATCACACGCAGGACCGGGTGCAGGTGGCACGGGTTCGGTTTTTTTTTCGTTTGACGGAATACTCGTCAGACTTTCGATTGATAATGGCAGCAAGGTAACGATCGAGCATATCGGCGACGGGAATGCGGTCCTCCATTTCGGCGACATCATACAGGAAGGAGTAATCGAACCTGTCGCACTCCACTGCCCCCGGCAGGCCTACATAACGATAAGCGAGGGCTGCATCTTCAAATGCCGTTACTGCAACGTTCCCTTCCAGGAGCAGAAGATCAAGACCCCGGAAGAAGTGGTTTCGATGATCGAAGAGGTCGCAGACGATATCGACTGCATATCCCTGACATCCGGCGTCATCGGATCTCCTGAAGAGGACGAGGAAAGGGTTCTCGAAATCATCAGGAAGGTAAAGAAATTCAGTCTCCCGGTCGGGGTCTCTACCTATCCTCTGCCGGGAACTCCCGGAAGGCTTCACGACCTCGGCGTCGCGGAGGTCAAATTCAATCTCGAAGCCGCAACACCCGAACTCTTTTCTGAGATGTGCCCCGGACAGGACAGGAACCGGATACTCGCGGCGCTGAAGGAGTCTGTCGAATTATTCGGTAAGAACCATGTCTTCTCAAACATCATTCTCGGCCTCGGGGAAACCGATGACGAGATGAAGACCTGCATAAAGGAACTCTGCGAAGCGGGTATCATCCCGGTAATCAGACCGCTGAACCCGAAGGCGGAACTCAGTGACTTCCCCCGTCCTTCGGCGGAACGAATCATGAACATCTTCGAATACCATAAAGCCCGGCTGAAAGAGAACGGACTCGACCCGGCAAAAGCAATGACAATGTGTGTTGCATGCACGGGCTGCGACCTCACCCCCGGGAGGGACGAGTGA
- a CDS encoding thiamine pyrophosphate-dependent enzyme gives DRKLGETGRQFIADHRGATPPPFTKEPETMESRGYSRGLCPNCPYKPLFETIAASGSGREAICDTGCSLLAKNPPYNFGIANYGLGSSVAVAAKSTGLALLGDYAILHSGLNSLIDIYQKSLPVLCIVLVNRRAAMTGMKAVADIAPYLDWASPVRLNCGGGSMEIIAEKLEEKREKPEIILVYGQCPEGESHEAVKC, from the coding sequence GGGATCGAAAATTAGGTGAAACCGGAAGGCAGTTCATTGCGGACCACAGGGGAGCGACACCGCCTCCGTTTACCAAAGAGCCGGAGACGATGGAATCGAGAGGCTACTCACGCGGACTCTGCCCGAACTGCCCCTACAAACCGCTCTTCGAAACCATCGCCGCGAGCGGGAGCGGAAGGGAGGCTATCTGCGATACCGGCTGTTCGCTGCTCGCCAAAAATCCGCCCTACAACTTCGGCATCGCCAACTACGGGCTCGGATCGTCCGTTGCGGTGGCGGCGAAGAGCACCGGCCTTGCACTTCTCGGCGATTACGCCATACTCCATTCGGGGCTGAACTCCCTGATCGACATATATCAGAAGAGTCTGCCCGTGCTCTGCATAGTCCTCGTGAACCGGAGAGCCGCGATGACAGGGATGAAGGCCGTCGCAGACATCGCCCCCTATCTTGACTGGGCGTCACCTGTGCGGCTGAACTGCGGGGGCGGGTCGATGGAGATCATCGCGGAGAAGCTTGAAGAGAAGAGAGAAAAGCCGGAGATTATTCTGGTCTACGGGCAGTGCCCGGAAGGAGAGAGTCATGAAGCAGTTAAATGTTGA
- a CDS encoding homocitrate synthase family protein: MKQLNVEICDVTLRDGEQTPGVSFTCQEKVNIARKLDEIGVEVIEAGFPNISEQERACVKTVKGLGLDARICCLARAVREDVDAAIDCDVDLVSIFFATSDLHMRIKYKKSREEMLEQALGMVDYAVDHGLNVRFSAEEGSRTDTDFLKEMFRQGAERKAAYSSFADTVGCMTPLEIFNIVTELKSGLKNPLCVHCHNDMGFASANTFTAAQAGAFQLHTTVNGIGERAGNASLEEVLVALRMKNGIERYDLTKLQEISKMVEEYSGIQVAKTKAVVGEHAFAHESGIHIAAILEDPATYEYFMPEMVGGERQFVLGKHTGRKALAHVVSTLGCELSPAETDWVLEQIKERSAGKCSITPEMLLNLIKRSKECA; this comes from the coding sequence ATGAAGCAGTTAAATGTTGAGATATGCGACGTCACGCTGAGGGACGGGGAGCAGACCCCCGGAGTATCGTTCACCTGCCAGGAGAAAGTGAACATCGCCCGGAAGCTGGACGAGATCGGAGTGGAGGTGATCGAGGCGGGATTCCCGAACATCTCAGAACAGGAAAGAGCGTGCGTGAAGACGGTAAAGGGCCTCGGGCTCGATGCACGGATCTGCTGCCTTGCACGGGCGGTACGCGAGGATGTCGATGCCGCAATCGACTGCGACGTCGATCTCGTGAGCATCTTCTTCGCCACATCCGATCTCCACATGAGGATCAAGTACAAAAAGTCCCGCGAGGAGATGCTCGAACAGGCGCTCGGGATGGTCGATTACGCGGTCGACCACGGGCTGAACGTGCGATTCTCGGCGGAAGAGGGGTCGAGGACGGACACGGATTTCCTGAAGGAGATGTTCAGGCAGGGTGCGGAGAGAAAGGCGGCATATTCCAGCTTCGCCGATACGGTCGGGTGCATGACGCCGCTGGAGATCTTCAACATCGTGACCGAACTCAAATCCGGGCTGAAGAACCCGCTCTGCGTTCACTGCCACAATGACATGGGTTTTGCCAGTGCGAACACGTTCACTGCGGCACAGGCGGGGGCGTTTCAGCTCCACACGACGGTCAACGGGATCGGCGAGAGGGCGGGGAACGCAAGCCTCGAAGAGGTCCTCGTCGCCCTCCGGATGAAGAACGGAATCGAAAGATACGACCTCACGAAGCTGCAGGAGATCTCTAAGATGGTCGAAGAGTATTCGGGAATACAGGTCGCAAAGACGAAGGCGGTCGTCGGCGAACATGCATTCGCACACGAGAGCGGCATCCACATCGCCGCGATCCTCGAAGACCCGGCGACATACGAATACTTCATGCCGGAGATGGTCGGCGGCGAGAGGCAGTTCGTCCTCGGAAAGCACACGGGCAGGAAGGCTCTCGCACATGTCGTAAGCACCCTCGGCTGCGAACTTTCACCGGCGGAGACCGACTGGGTGCTCGAGCAGATCAAGGAGCGAAGTGCGGGGAAATGCTCTATCACTCCCGAGATGCTTCTGAATCTCATCAAAAGATCGAAGGAGTGTGCCTGA
- a CDS encoding aconitase/3-isopropylmalate dehydratase large subunit family protein — MATLSERLLGSPEGSFTDLELSRAYAHDGTGLQALLSFLRMQTKVRYPEKISIIYDHIVPANNSETANLQHELRDFSKEAGFDFRDIGEGICHQVMSEGVCLPGEVVVGADSHTCTLGAFGAFATGVGATDMAAIWATGETWFRVPQTTGVILEGRLKGRAEPKDVALTYVTRLGMDGATYRAIEFTGEGAETTEMEGRLTICNMAIEAGAKAGLFYSDDKTVSYLAEFGKDAARQEPEDCTYADELYLDLDDIVPSISAPHRVDNAVPVDKYEGTPLDQVFVGTCTNGRYEDLKRFADIVRGKKIAVRTIVVPASKTVLQKCIETGVLSDIVAAGCSIGTPGCGPCLGAHMGVLGEGEIGLSTANRNFKNRMGVGAEYYLCSPSTAAASALKGEIANPEEIR; from the coding sequence ATGGCGACATTATCGGAAAGACTGCTGGGGTCCCCCGAAGGTTCCTTCACGGATCTTGAACTTAGCAGGGCGTATGCTCATGACGGAACCGGCCTGCAGGCGCTTCTCTCCTTCCTTCGGATGCAGACGAAGGTCCGTTACCCGGAAAAGATCTCGATAATCTACGATCACATCGTCCCGGCGAACAACAGCGAGACGGCGAACCTCCAGCACGAACTCAGGGATTTTTCAAAGGAGGCGGGTTTCGACTTCCGCGATATCGGCGAGGGGATCTGCCACCAGGTGATGAGCGAAGGGGTGTGCCTTCCCGGCGAGGTCGTCGTCGGTGCGGATTCGCATACCTGCACTCTCGGTGCGTTCGGTGCTTTTGCGACCGGGGTCGGTGCGACGGACATGGCGGCGATCTGGGCGACTGGCGAGACATGGTTCAGGGTTCCGCAGACGACCGGAGTCATTCTCGAAGGCAGGCTGAAAGGACGGGCCGAACCGAAGGATGTCGCACTGACCTACGTGACCCGGCTCGGTATGGACGGTGCGACCTACAGGGCGATCGAGTTCACGGGAGAAGGAGCCGAAACGACCGAGATGGAAGGGAGGCTTACGATCTGCAACATGGCGATCGAGGCAGGTGCGAAGGCGGGACTCTTCTATTCGGACGATAAGACCGTGTCGTACCTCGCGGAGTTCGGGAAAGATGCGGCCCGGCAGGAGCCCGAGGACTGCACATATGCAGATGAGCTCTACCTCGATCTCGACGATATCGTCCCGTCGATCTCCGCACCTCACAGGGTGGACAATGCGGTTCCGGTCGATAAATACGAGGGGACGCCCCTCGACCAGGTCTTCGTCGGGACGTGCACGAACGGGCGTTACGAGGACCTGAAGCGTTTTGCAGATATCGTCAGGGGGAAGAAGATCGCAGTCAGGACGATCGTCGTCCCCGCCTCGAAGACTGTCCTCCAAAAATGCATAGAGACAGGTGTCCTTTCGGATATCGTCGCAGCAGGATGTTCGATCGGAACACCGGGATGCGGCCCGTGCCTCGGTGCACACATGGGTGTTCTCGGCGAAGGAGAGATCGGCCTCTCGACCGCAAACAGGAATTTCAAGAACAGGATGGGCGTCGGTGCAGAGTATTACCTCTGCTCTCCCTCGACCGCCGCTGCAAGTGCACTTAAAGGCGAGATCGCGAACCCGGAGGAGATCCGATGA
- a CDS encoding LeuD/DmdB family oxidoreductase small subunit: protein MSDSNSIKGSGHAVCVDDDVDTDMIIAGRYLRTKNKDLWAEHAFEDYDPTIVGRLSCSVIVAGKNFGCGSSREQAAAALKAAGVKAVVAKSFARIFFRNAINLGIPLFEVADFECREGDEVFFDLEEAVVECGGRSYESVRLSDRMNEIIAAGGLIEYLGRRK from the coding sequence ATGAGCGATAGTAATTCAATAAAGGGATCGGGCCATGCCGTCTGCGTCGACGACGATGTCGATACCGACATGATCATCGCGGGAAGATACCTGCGGACGAAGAACAAAGATCTCTGGGCGGAACATGCATTCGAGGACTACGACCCGACTATCGTCGGGAGGCTTTCGTGCTCGGTGATCGTCGCGGGGAAAAACTTCGGTTGCGGATCGTCACGCGAACAGGCCGCAGCGGCGCTTAAGGCCGCGGGTGTGAAGGCGGTCGTCGCAAAGTCCTTCGCAAGGATCTTCTTCAGGAACGCGATCAACCTCGGGATTCCGCTCTTCGAGGTCGCCGATTTCGAATGCCGGGAAGGAGACGAGGTATTCTTCGATCTCGAAGAAGCAGTGGTGGAGTGCGGCGGCCGGAGTTACGAAAGCGTCCGGCTATCGGACCGGATGAACGAGATTATCGCGGCCGGAGGACTTATCGAATATCTCGGGAGGAGGAAGTGA
- a CDS encoding DUF7714 family protein encodes MIFPRHCKEVGYASGMPLGKKVYFLSRYLIVETEGGYEIGEVRFVPGGTGLMRDIEEYTCLADAADTMVWPEKVILHNRADLIKKAASTGKKAVIFRGIDEHMSFVIDPDPSVLLKVHLYDAKPPVAVLSETAKKLEAAGLFGQEEIEFVHHIVDIEKIEAEVYPCRAGGFEKTLDNDRPEQGERIAGCLTARQFLAEEYGDGFEVINTCPADRAEEEPFVARCCRSERAGKVDGKAGWIVHWGASPKDIADAVFAVVAAYREKEPGE; translated from the coding sequence GTGATCTTTCCCCGGCACTGCAAGGAGGTCGGCTATGCCTCGGGAATGCCGCTCGGCAAAAAGGTGTACTTCCTGAGCAGGTACCTGATAGTCGAGACTGAAGGCGGATACGAGATCGGCGAAGTCCGGTTCGTTCCCGGCGGAACGGGGCTGATGAGGGATATCGAGGAGTATACCTGTCTTGCGGATGCTGCCGATACGATGGTCTGGCCGGAGAAGGTCATTCTTCATAACAGGGCGGACCTGATCAAAAAAGCCGCATCGACCGGGAAGAAGGCTGTGATTTTCAGGGGAATCGACGAGCACATGAGCTTCGTGATCGATCCCGATCCTTCGGTTCTCCTGAAGGTTCATCTCTACGATGCGAAACCTCCGGTCGCTGTTCTCTCCGAGACCGCGAAGAAACTCGAAGCTGCCGGACTCTTCGGGCAGGAGGAGATCGAGTTCGTTCACCACATCGTCGATATAGAGAAGATCGAGGCGGAGGTCTACCCGTGCAGGGCCGGGGGATTCGAGAAGACACTCGACAACGACAGGCCGGAGCAGGGGGAGAGGATCGCCGGGTGCCTGACAGCAAGGCAGTTTCTCGCAGAGGAGTACGGGGACGGCTTCGAGGTCATCAATACATGCCCCGCCGATCGTGCGGAAGAGGAGCCGTTCGTTGCAAGGTGCTGCCGCTCCGAGAGAGCCGGGAAAGTCGACGGGAAGGCAGGATGGATCGTCCACTGGGGAGCATCGCCTAAGGATATCGCCGATGCGGTCTTTGCAGTCGTTGCGGCATACAGGGAGAAGGAGCCAGGCGAATGA